One Hyphomicrobiales bacterium genomic window carries:
- a CDS encoding nucleotidyltransferase, producing MNQSNLIERLRSARSALQDAGVMHAYLFGSMARGDADELSDVDVAVDLAPGVTVSPIELCRLERLITDATGLPADVTIREKLTDIRDKVEAEAIEIF from the coding sequence ATGAATCAGAGCAATCTCATCGAGCGACTTCGCAGCGCCCGGTCCGCCCTGCAGGACGCCGGGGTCATGCATGCTTACCTGTTCGGCTCCATGGCGCGCGGCGACGCTGACGAACTTTCGGACGTCGATGTTGCGGTGGATCTGGCGCCCGGTGTGACCGTTTCGCCCATCGAACTCTGCCGCCTGGAGCGGCTCATTACCGATGCCACAGGCCTGCCGGCGGACGTCACCATTCGTGAGAAGTTGACGGACATCCGTGACAAGGTCGAAGCCGAGGCTATCGAAATCTTCTGA
- a CDS encoding TraM recognition domain-containing protein, with protein MGVLWSTTRFVTRQCVRGARTGLRALSGPATSHGSARWATSGTLRRAGLFGEFGLIVGKARGRLLRYPSNEGHVLVFAPTGAGKGIGIVVPNLLDYRGSVVCTDIKGENYAITARRRRDFGPVYRLDVGDPETSHHFNPLGIIRRDTWHEADDAEVLANLIIAQESGTDDHWRIRARDWLTAIILHVLEVNADEPLLQTLTEVHALASRGPGVLAERFCESRHPRVQEAGFQLATAEGSEECQNVFCNITKNTAPWSAARPLARICQTTDIAIDQLYERPQSLYVIVPEEKLGIYGGFLRVVVGCAMYAVYRPGRERLPGAEKPLFVLDEAAALGNLPPLEEGIGYLRSYARTILVFQDLGQLTSLYRKARSLVANTSCHVAFAVNDLDTAKSLSERIGMRTIESRSVGFSQESHALFTHRDNDGRAETGRWLIDASEVLRLAPHEALVTMKGLVPEPIRAERLDYRKEPHFAGQWDRWRGLRGDIPVTSRCGTADDATPAPAGVAPAASTGLAIGRSAAPAEGPIAGHPTIARQRRLGSSPAPGAFAAAIRAVAPPPPLVTRRASFPPTAAR; from the coding sequence ATGGGGGTGCTCTGGTCGACGACACGGTTCGTGACCCGTCAATGTGTGCGGGGCGCTCGCACGGGTCTGCGGGCCCTCTCGGGCCCCGCCACCAGCCACGGCTCGGCCCGCTGGGCGACCTCCGGAACGCTGCGCCGGGCCGGTCTCTTCGGCGAATTCGGCCTCATCGTCGGGAAAGCCCGTGGCCGGCTTCTGCGCTATCCGAGCAACGAGGGTCATGTCCTGGTCTTTGCGCCGACCGGGGCGGGCAAGGGTATCGGGATTGTCGTCCCGAACCTCCTCGATTATCGGGGTTCGGTCGTCTGCACCGACATCAAGGGCGAGAATTACGCCATCACCGCCCGCCGGCGCCGCGATTTCGGTCCGGTCTACCGCCTCGACGTCGGCGACCCCGAGACCTCGCACCATTTCAATCCCCTCGGCATCATCCGGCGCGACACCTGGCACGAGGCGGACGACGCGGAGGTGCTGGCCAACCTCATCATCGCCCAGGAGAGCGGCACCGACGATCACTGGCGCATCCGGGCGCGGGACTGGCTGACGGCTATCATCCTGCACGTGCTGGAGGTCAACGCCGACGAGCCGCTGTTGCAGACCCTGACGGAGGTGCATGCGCTCGCCTCGCGCGGGCCCGGCGTGCTCGCCGAGCGGTTCTGTGAAAGCCGTCATCCGCGCGTCCAGGAAGCGGGCTTCCAGCTGGCGACCGCCGAGGGCTCCGAGGAGTGCCAGAACGTCTTTTGCAACATCACCAAGAACACCGCCCCCTGGTCGGCCGCCCGGCCGCTGGCGCGCATTTGCCAGACGACCGACATCGCCATCGATCAGCTCTATGAGCGGCCGCAATCGCTCTACGTGATCGTCCCGGAGGAAAAACTCGGGATCTACGGGGGGTTCCTGCGGGTCGTGGTGGGATGTGCGATGTATGCCGTCTACCGGCCGGGGCGCGAGCGCCTGCCCGGGGCGGAAAAACCGCTCTTCGTCCTCGACGAGGCAGCCGCCCTCGGCAACCTGCCGCCCCTCGAAGAGGGCATCGGCTATTTACGCTCCTATGCGCGCACCATCCTGGTTTTCCAGGACCTCGGCCAGTTGACCAGCCTCTATCGCAAGGCGCGCTCGCTCGTTGCCAACACGAGCTGCCACGTCGCCTTCGCGGTCAACGACCTCGACACCGCCAAGAGCCTCAGCGAGCGGATCGGCATGCGCACCATCGAGAGCCGCTCGGTGGGCTTTTCGCAGGAGAGCCACGCGCTCTTTACGCACCGCGACAACGACGGCCGGGCAGAGACGGGTCGCTGGCTGATCGACGCTTCCGAGGTGCTGCGTCTCGCGCCGCACGAGGCGCTGGTGACGATGAAGGGCCTCGTGCCCGAACCGATCCGGGCCGAGCGCCTCGACTACCGCAAGGAACCCCATTTCGCCGGACAATGGGACCGCTGGCGCGGGCTTCGGGGGGATATTCCGGTCACGTCCCGGTGCGGGACCGCCGACGATGCGACACCTGCGCCCGCCGGCGTCGCACCGGCCGCAAGTACCGGGCTCGCAATTGGGCGATCCGCCGCTCCCGCAGAAGGGCCAATAGCTGGGCATCCGACAATAGCCAGGCAACGAAGACTTGGCTCCAGTCCTGCGCCTGGAGCTTTCGCAGCAGCCATTCGCGCGGTGGCCCCTCCCCCTCCTCTCGTGACGCGGCGGGCGTCGTTTCCGCCAACAGCCGCTCGATGA
- a CDS encoding RepB family plasmid replication initiator protein: MTARALPLLADGDDGRRPARSGQGNVTDGNATFPKSAGLIQIREKIGALSLLDQKVLACMLFYANDEITDPMAVHELNLAEVRAYLGEHESNDRVREGLDNLSQIRVDFDVLGEEGRKFAYGAFVNVSGHEVGQGGKARYQFHHELRPLLREPAKWARVSLAILQGFQSKYAARLYENLELYANRRVPEWRIGVEDLRTCLGADGVLPGWGQLWRRALRPALEEVNARADFHAEIEVSHKTGRRVDTVVFRITKSEARAVRENAGTRAKRRREGRVVLRPETFERARRIAPGADIALIERDWRQWMRTQGKASPASPDAAFLGFVKAWYRRNRDAFV; the protein is encoded by the coding sequence GTGACGGCTCGCGCGCTTCCCCTCCTTGCCGACGGTGACGATGGCCGCCGTCCGGCCCGCTCAGGCCAGGGCAACGTCACGGACGGCAATGCGACGTTTCCCAAATCGGCGGGCCTCATCCAGATCAGGGAGAAGATCGGGGCGCTCTCCCTCCTCGACCAGAAGGTGCTCGCCTGCATGCTGTTCTATGCAAACGACGAGATCACCGACCCGATGGCGGTCCACGAACTCAACCTTGCCGAGGTGCGCGCCTATCTCGGCGAGCACGAGAGCAACGACCGCGTCCGCGAGGGTCTCGACAATCTGAGCCAGATCAGGGTGGACTTCGACGTCCTCGGCGAAGAAGGACGCAAATTCGCCTATGGTGCGTTCGTCAACGTCTCGGGCCACGAGGTCGGCCAGGGTGGCAAGGCGCGCTACCAGTTCCACCATGAGCTGCGCCCGCTGCTGCGCGAGCCGGCGAAGTGGGCGCGGGTGTCGCTCGCGATCCTCCAGGGGTTCCAGAGCAAGTACGCGGCACGGCTCTACGAGAACCTCGAGTTGTATGCCAACCGGCGGGTTCCGGAATGGCGGATCGGTGTCGAGGACCTGCGGACCTGCCTCGGCGCCGACGGCGTGTTGCCGGGCTGGGGTCAGCTCTGGCGCCGGGCGCTGCGCCCGGCCCTCGAAGAGGTGAACGCACGGGCCGATTTCCATGCCGAGATCGAGGTCTCCCATAAGACGGGCCGGCGGGTCGACACCGTCGTGTTCCGCATCACCAAGAGCGAGGCCCGGGCGGTGCGCGAGAACGCGGGCACACGCGCCAAGCGGCGGCGAGAGGGGCGAGTGGTGCTGCGCCCGGAGACCTTCGAGCGGGCGCGCCGGATCGCCCCCGGGGCGGACATCGCCCTCATCGAGCGGGACTGGCGCCAGTGGATGCGCACACAGGGCAAGGCGTCCCCCGCCAGCCCCGACGCCGCTTTCCTCGGCTTCGTCAAGGCGTGGTACCGGCGCAATAGGGATGCGTTCGTGTAG